DNA from Leucobacter aridicollis:
CCTCGCGGGTCGCCAGGTCGATGACCACGAACTCGCTGAGATCGCGACTCACGACGTAGCCCCACTTACCGTCGGGTGACGCGACGAAGTCGGTGGGCTGTACCTCGTCACCGATGTGTACCTCGGTCTGCAGGTCGGCGGTGAACGAGGGGGCGCCCGCGGCACGGGCCTGCGGGAATGAGGTGATCGAGTCGTCTACTGGCTGCTCGATCGCCATCGCGGGCAGAGCGCTGCTCAGAGCGAGCGCCGTTCCGAGGATGGTGCCTGCGGCGGCTCGGGTTCGACGCGAGCGCGTCGACTGAATGGTGGTGCTCATAGGTGTCCCTGCTTTCCCTCAGTGAATGTGGTGCGCGCCACCGAGTAGTCCTGGCTGCGTGCGGTCTGGCGGTGGCTGCAGATGGTGCACGGGGAACTGTGAGCTCATCGCTACGACATAGGCGTCCCACAAAAACGGTAAGCGCCGATTCGGCGACTGAGTAGTGCCGTGACGAGAAAGCCATGTGGCTGAGTAGTTAGCAGACCTGAATTGAGCGGCGCGGGCCCCGGTCCTGCGGCGGGACCGGGCACTGGAGCGCCCTCGCGGCAAACTCCCAGGGTCCCGTCGCCGGACCGGATCATCCCGTGCCGCAGCGCTGATGGCGGCTCGAGAAGCTAGCGGTAACGCAGCCCAGAGCGGGCGCCGCCCCACCCGGGGTACAACCAAGAGGAGCGCAACAGTGTCACGAGTTCCCCGAGAAACCTACGTCTCACCGCAGCAGCACGGCTTTCCGCACCCGCCGCCTGCGGTCGTCCGGCGCCGCCGCGCGGTCGCAATCGGAGCTGCAGTCATCGTGGCTACCGCGATCGCCGTCGCCGTCGTCGCGACCCTCATGACCTCGGTGACGAACATCCCAGGCATCGCACGCGCCGCCGACTCGGCCCCGTTTGGTGCCCCGAGCGCCCCGGCAGACGGAGAGACAGGCGCGATCGACATCACCGAGCCGATCTCCCCGTTCAACGAGGAGCACCCGGCGGTGAGCCGGCTCAACCCGGACCTCCGGGCCGCGATTCAGGCCGCGGCCGCGGACGCCGAGGCCGACGGGATCCAGATCGAGCTGACCTCGGGCTGGCGCAGCGCCGATTACCAGGCCGGACTACTAAACGACGCGATCGCCGACTACGGCAGCGAGCAGGCTGCGCGAGAGTTCGTCAGCACGCCAGAGGCGTCGAAGCACGTGACCGGTGACGCCGTCGACGTCGCGCGCGTCGACCCGGCGCTGTGGATCGAACAGTACGGCAACGCGTACGGGCTGTGCCGCGTGTTCGCCAACGAGAGCTGGCACTTCGAGCTCGCAACGTCGCCGGGCGGGGAATGCCCGCCGATGCTCGCCGACGCGAGTGAGGCGCAGTGAGCGTCGTGGACCGCGTGGCGGCGCCCCCGGCGCACCGCCTCGCGGAGATCTTCGTGGACCGCCGGGCAATCGCGCAAAACGTGCAGCACTTCGCCTGGGCGACGCAGACGCCGATCATGGCCGTCGTGAAGGCCGACGGCTTCGGCCACGGCGATGTTGCCGAGATCGCGCTCGCGAACGGGGCGACCTGGATCGGCGTGGCGACGATCCCGGAGGCGCTGCGGCTGCGCGCGCAGGGCATCGCGGCCCCGATCCTCAGCTGGCTCAACCCGATTGACGCCGATTGGGAGTCCGCGATCGCGCACCGGGTCGACGTCGCCGTCACCAGTCTCGAACAGCTCTACGCGGTGGGCGACGCAGCGCGGCCCGAGACCGGCCCCGCGAGGATTCACCTGCACCTCGACGTCGGGATGTCGCGCGACGGGGCTCCGAGCGACATCTGGTCGGCGCTGTGTGTCGCCGCCCGCGCGCTCGAGGACGCCGGGCGCGTGCGGGTCATCGGCATCATGGGCCACCTCTCGGTCGCCGACGACCCGACGAGCACGCAGAACGACGTCGAGCGGTTGCGGTTCGTGAACGGCGTGCGCGTGGCGCACGCCCGGGGTCTCGCGCCGAGCGAGCTGCATCTCGCGGCGACGGCTGGGGCGCTGCACCGGCCTGACGCCCGGTTCACGCTCAGCCGCGTCGGCGCCGGGCTCTACGGGATCGATCCGGCGGGCATCGCCCCGCTCATCCCCGCCCTGACGCTCACGGCCCCCGTCGCGCAACTGCGCCGCGTTGCCGCGAACGTCGGCGTCGGGTACGGGCACGACTACACGACTCGGGAGGCGACCACGCTCGCCGTGCTGCCGATCGGGTACGGAGACGGGCTGCCGCGCGCCGCGCAGGGCAGTGCAGAGGTGACTATTCGAGGACGCAGGTATCCGGTAGTGGGAAGGATTTCGATGGATCAGATTGTTGTTGACGTTGGCGATGCCGCGGTGGAGCTCGGGGATGTCGCGCTCGTGATGGGGCCGGGCTCGCGACACGAGCCGACCGCCAAGGAATGGGCGACGTGGTCGAACACGATCGAGCACGAGCTGGTCACGCGCCTTGGCGTGCGCAGCAGCCGGGTGCTCCGCACCGCGGACGCGAGGTGGGCGCGATGAGCCGGGCGCGGCACGTGCTCGTGCTCGGCGGCGGCGCGGGCGCGGAGCACGACGTGTCGATCGGTTCCGCAGCGGCGGTGCGTGAGGCGCTGCTCGCGAGCGGCCACCTGGTGACCGGGCTCACGATTCGGCGCGACGGCGGCTGGGAGACGATTTCGGGCGCCCAGATCGGGATCGCGGCCGCGATCCAGCGCCTGTCCGAGAGCGACGTCGTCTTCCCTGCCCTCCACGGCGAGGGGACCGAGGACGGCACGGTCGCCGGCCTCCTCGAGATGACGGGCGTGCCGTACGTCGGCTCGGGTGTCCGTGCGGGCGCCCTCGCGATGGACAAGTGGGCGTCGAAGCTCATCGCCGAGCGGCTCGGGATCGCGACGGCGCGGGGCGTGCTCATCGACGGCGAGGACGAGCACGGCGACCCTGCCGCCGTGCGGCTGCCCGTGGTGGTCAAGCCCGTCGCCTCGGGGTCGAGCTACGGTGCTGCCAGGGTCGAGCGCGCCCAGGACCTGGGGCCGGCCATCGCTGCGGCTCAGGCCTACGACCCCCGCGTACTCGTCGAGGAATTCGTGATCGCGCGGGAGATCGATGTCGCCGTCATGCGACGCGCGGACGGTGAGCTTCACGTCGCGCCGCCGCTCGAGATCGGCAAGGACACGGAGCGGCTCTTCGACACCGCGCTGAAGTATGACGCAGCCCCCGACTTCCGCGTGCCCGCGCAGATCTCCGCGGAGGTCCGGGCCCGGCTGAACGCCGCGGCGAAGGCAATCTTTCAGGCGCTCGGCTGCGCGGGCGTTGCCCGCGTCGACTTCTTCGTGCGGGGCGACGAGATCATCTTCAACGAGATCAACACGATGCCGGGAATGACCGAGCATTCGCAGGTGCCGCGTATGTTTGCTGTAGACGGTGTCACGTTCCCGGAGCTGACCGCCAGGCTTGTGGCGGCGGCCTACGCGCGCGACGCCAGGAGGAGTTAGGAACGCAATGCTGAAGATTCTCGTGGTCGAAGACAGCCCCGAGCTCGCGCAGGCCTACCGGCTTGCCTTGAGCCAGCGCGGTCACGAGGTGCAGATCGAGGCGACGGGCGCCGGCGGTGCGCGCGCGGCGATCGCGGACGCCCCCGATGTGGTACTGCTCGACCTGATGCTGCCCGACATCGACGGGTTCAGCGTGTGCCGGCATATCCGCCAGGACTCGGACGTGCCGATCATCATGCTCACCGCGCGCGACGACGATGGCGACATCATCGGCGGCCTGGACTCCGGCGCCGACGATTACGTCGTGAAGCCCGTGTCACCCGGCGTGCTCGAGGCGCGCATCCGCGCCGTCGTGCGGAGCCGGCAGCAAGCAACGAGCGAGGCGTCGCCCGCGACGGCGCTCGAGTACGCCGGGCTGCGGGTGGACCTCGGCTCGCTCGTCGTGACGCGTGACGGGGAGGAGCTTGAGCTCTCGCCGAACGAGCTCCGCCTCCTCATCGTGCTGCTCGAGCATCAGGGGCAGGTGCTCAGCCGTGAGCAGCTGCTTGAGCGCGCGTGGGGCGCGGCCGAGGCGGGGGATCTCAGACTGGTGAACGCGGCGGTGCAGCGGCTCAGGCTGAAAATCGAGCAGGATCCCGCGGACCCGCAGCTGCTGCGCACCGTCCGCGGCTTCGGTTACAGGCTCGGCTGATGCGCACCAAGCGGTGGCGCCCCACGCTGAGTACCCGGATCACGCTGACGCTCGTCGCGGTCGCGGTCGGCGTGGCCGCGATCACCGCGGGCACGCTCGTGTGGAACGCGCGCCTCATCATCCTTGAGTCGCGGCAGGCCGCGATCTTCGACGTGCTGCGGGTCGAGGCGAAGATGAGCGTGGACGCGTTGCCCGAGACACCGAGTGAAGCAGACCTCACGGCCGCGTCCGAGGAGTTCTCGGTTCCCGCGGTGCTCATCAATCTGCGCACGGGGGAGAACGGCGGCACGCTGCTCATCGACGACATCCCCGAGTACCTCGTGCAGACGCTTGTCGACGGTGGCGGCGTCTCCGCGTACGAGCGTGAGACGCGCTACGGGTTTCTCACGTTCACCGCGGGAACCGTGGTCGATGCTGGCGACGGTGGAGACCAGATCGCAGCTTTTGGCGTGTTCGACATGCAGACGCAACAGGAGGAGATCGACAGGCTCGTGAACCTCGGCGTCTCGGTCGGGCTCATCTTCGTTGCCGCGGCAGCGGTCATCGGGCTCGTTGTCGGGCGGCAGCTGGGTCGGCCCCTTGAGAGCCTCGTCGAGGTCGCCGACGGTCTCGGAACCCCCGACCAGTCGCCCGTGGTCGATACCGGCTACCCCGACGTGAACGCCGTGCTTGACGCGATGCGAAACTCCGAGGCTCGACTGCACACCACCATCGGCCAGCTCGAACACAGCGAGGCGACCGCCCGCCAGCTCGTGGCCGACGTCGCCCACGAACTTCGGACGCCGCTCGCCACGCTCGTCGCGGTCTCAGAGATCCTCGCCGACACGGAATCCGCGACCCCCGAGAACCGGAGCGAAGCCGGGCAGATCGCAGCGCGCAGCGCGACGCACCTGACGACGCTCACGAACGACATTCTTGAGCTCTCGCGGTTCGATTCGAATAAGGCCGACGTGGTGCGGGAACCCGTCGAGATCACGGAGCTCTGGCGAGACCTCGCCGAGAATCGGCAGTGGGAGGACGTGGCCTTCGATCTGTACGGCGACCCCATCGTGAACACGGACGAGGTGCGGCTCCGGCTCATCGTGTCGAATCTCGTGACAAACGCGCTCCGACACGGCGCCCCGCCAGTCGAAGTCACCGTGTGGAATCAGGACGGCACACTCACGCTCACCGTCGCCGACGGCGGCCCGGGCGTCGCAGACGAGCACGAGGCGCAGGTGTTCAAGCGGTTCTACCAGGCGAGTTCCTCGCGCTCGGGGAGCGAGAGCAGCGGGCTCGGCCTCGCGATCGTACGCGAGAATGCGCGGCTGCTCGGCGGCGACGCCTGGCTCACCCAAACGGCCGGCACCGTGTTCGCCGTGTGGATCCCGACCGGCATGCCGCAGGCGGCTGGCTCGAATGGCGGCGGCTCCGGCGGTGAGACCGCGTAGCCGCCGCCGGCGCGGCTAGAGCCGCTCGAGGATCGTGGCGTTCGCCATGCCGCCACCCTCACACATCGTCTGCAGGCCGTAGCGGCCGCCCGTGTCCTTGAGCGTGTGTACGAGCGTCGTCATGAGGCGCGCGCCGCTCGCGCCGAGGGGATGGCCGAGCGCGATCGCGCCACCACGGACATTCACACGCGACAGGTCGGCGCCCGTCTCCTTTGCCCAGGCGAGCACGACCGGCGCGAAGGCCTCGCTGACCTCGAAGTTGTCGATGTCGGAGATCGAGAGGCCTGCGCGGGCGAGTACCTTTTCGGTCGCGGGCATGACCGCGGTGAGCATGTACAGC
Protein-coding regions in this window:
- a CDS encoding M15 family metallopeptidase gives rise to the protein MSRVPRETYVSPQQHGFPHPPPAVVRRRRAVAIGAAVIVATAIAVAVVATLMTSVTNIPGIARAADSAPFGAPSAPADGETGAIDITEPISPFNEEHPAVSRLNPDLRAAIQAAAADAEADGIQIELTSGWRSADYQAGLLNDAIADYGSEQAAREFVSTPEASKHVTGDAVDVARVDPALWIEQYGNAYGLCRVFANESWHFELATSPGGECPPMLADASEAQ
- the alr gene encoding alanine racemase codes for the protein MSVVDRVAAPPAHRLAEIFVDRRAIAQNVQHFAWATQTPIMAVVKADGFGHGDVAEIALANGATWIGVATIPEALRLRAQGIAAPILSWLNPIDADWESAIAHRVDVAVTSLEQLYAVGDAARPETGPARIHLHLDVGMSRDGAPSDIWSALCVAARALEDAGRVRVIGIMGHLSVADDPTSTQNDVERLRFVNGVRVAHARGLAPSELHLAATAGALHRPDARFTLSRVGAGLYGIDPAGIAPLIPALTLTAPVAQLRRVAANVGVGYGHDYTTREATTLAVLPIGYGDGLPRAAQGSAEVTIRGRRYPVVGRISMDQIVVDVGDAAVELGDVALVMGPGSRHEPTAKEWATWSNTIEHELVTRLGVRSSRVLRTADARWAR
- a CDS encoding D-alanine--D-alanine ligase family protein, coding for MSRARHVLVLGGGAGAEHDVSIGSAAAVREALLASGHLVTGLTIRRDGGWETISGAQIGIAAAIQRLSESDVVFPALHGEGTEDGTVAGLLEMTGVPYVGSGVRAGALAMDKWASKLIAERLGIATARGVLIDGEDEHGDPAAVRLPVVVKPVASGSSYGAARVERAQDLGPAIAAAQAYDPRVLVEEFVIAREIDVAVMRRADGELHVAPPLEIGKDTERLFDTALKYDAAPDFRVPAQISAEVRARLNAAAKAIFQALGCAGVARVDFFVRGDEIIFNEINTMPGMTEHSQVPRMFAVDGVTFPELTARLVAAAYARDARRS
- a CDS encoding response regulator transcription factor, coding for MLKILVVEDSPELAQAYRLALSQRGHEVQIEATGAGGARAAIADAPDVVLLDLMLPDIDGFSVCRHIRQDSDVPIIMLTARDDDGDIIGGLDSGADDYVVKPVSPGVLEARIRAVVRSRQQATSEASPATALEYAGLRVDLGSLVVTRDGEELELSPNELRLLIVLLEHQGQVLSREQLLERAWGAAEAGDLRLVNAAVQRLRLKIEQDPADPQLLRTVRGFGYRLG
- a CDS encoding sensor histidine kinase, translated to MRTKRWRPTLSTRITLTLVAVAVGVAAITAGTLVWNARLIILESRQAAIFDVLRVEAKMSVDALPETPSEADLTAASEEFSVPAVLINLRTGENGGTLLIDDIPEYLVQTLVDGGGVSAYERETRYGFLTFTAGTVVDAGDGGDQIAAFGVFDMQTQQEEIDRLVNLGVSVGLIFVAAAAVIGLVVGRQLGRPLESLVEVADGLGTPDQSPVVDTGYPDVNAVLDAMRNSEARLHTTIGQLEHSEATARQLVADVAHELRTPLATLVAVSEILADTESATPENRSEAGQIAARSATHLTTLTNDILELSRFDSNKADVVREPVEITELWRDLAENRQWEDVAFDLYGDPIVNTDEVRLRLIVSNLVTNALRHGAPPVEVTVWNQDGTLTLTVADGGPGVADEHEAQVFKRFYQASSSRSGSESSGLGLAIVRENARLLGGDAWLTQTAGTVFAVWIPTGMPQAAGSNGGGSGGETA